The genomic window GCGGCGAAATCCCTTCGCGTTACCGAGTTCCGGGCATTTCATCAGGCCGCACCCGAGGTGTTGGGCGGAATCACAAGCAGATCACGGCTTTTCGCGCGGCGGGCGCGGCGCGAAGCGGCGTCACCGACAGCTTACGACCGTACCGGTTGGAATTGTCGGGCGTCCTGCCGCGCGGTCGACCGAATATTTTCCGGGGCGTTCGGCGAATTCCGTCGAACCGGCGTAACCCGGGGCGGCCGGGAAGCGATAGGACATCCGACAAAGAGCGCGGTATCGCCCGCTGGAAGTTGTCGCATGAGTAGGGTGGCCCGTAGTGTGCCGCGCGTCTCATCACCGATAGCATCGAGCGCCGCGCCTCCGTACCGCGGACCGGGCGCCACGTCGAGTGCGAAGGACAACACGGACATATGACCGGTACGCGAGAGAAGCTGGAGCAGCTCCGGGGCATCCTGGAGCTCGCCGAGGAGCCCGCAGGCGAGGCGGGGATCGCCAAACGCAAGGCCAAGGAGATCCCCAGCGCCCGCGAGCGGGTCCGTATGCTGCTCGACCCCGGTACCTTCGTGGAGATGGGGGCGCTGATGCGCCAGCCGGGCGCGGGCAGCGCCATGTACGGCGACGGCGTGGTCACCGGCCGCGGGTACATCGACGGCAGGCCCGTCGTGGTGATCGCGCACGATCAGACCGTGCACGGCGGCTCGGTCGGCGAGATGTTCGGCCGCAAGGTCGCCGCGGCCATGGAGTTCGCCTACGAGAACGCCTGCCCGGTGATCGCGATCAACGACTCGGGCGGCGCCCGCATCCAGGACGCGGTCGCCTCGCTGGCCTGGTACGCGCTGATGTGCCGTCGCCAGGAGGACCTGTCCGGCTTCGTGCCGCAGGTGGCGATCATGCTCGGCAAGTGCGCGGCAGGTTCGGTGTACGGCCCGGTCAACATGGACGTGCTGGTCGCGACCGACAAGTCGTACATGTTCGTCACGGGCCCCGAGGTCATCAAGGCGGTCACCGGGGAGACCGTGAGCGCCGAGGAGCTCGGCGGCGCGGTCGTGCAGGCGCGCACCGGCACCGTGCACCACGTCGCGAGCAGCGAGCGCGCCGCGTTCGACTGGGTGCGCGAGTACCTGGGCTACCTGCCCTCCAGCTGCCTGGAACAACCGCCGATCGTCAACCCGGGGCTCGAGCCGGAGATGACCAAGCACGA from Nocardia bhagyanarayanae includes these protein-coding regions:
- a CDS encoding acyl-CoA carboxylase subunit beta; the protein is MTGTREKLEQLRGILELAEEPAGEAGIAKRKAKEIPSARERVRMLLDPGTFVEMGALMRQPGAGSAMYGDGVVTGRGYIDGRPVVVIAHDQTVHGGSVGEMFGRKVAAAMEFAYENACPVIAINDSGGARIQDAVASLAWYALMCRRQEDLSGFVPQVAIMLGKCAAGSVYGPVNMDVLVATDKSYMFVTGPEVIKAVTGETVSAEELGGAVVQARTGTVHHVASSERAAFDWVREYLGYLPSSCLEQPPIVNPGLEPEMTKHDLELDSIIPDADKVGYDMHDILVRIFDDGAFHEVSAGTAQNLITGFARVDGRSIGVIANQPMVLGGALDAACSDKATHFIRLCNAFGLPLVFVVDTPGVLPGIEEERSGVIKRGGRFFRAVIEATVPIVTVVTRKAYGGGYAVMGCKQLGADISLAWPTARIAVMGAESMVGIIGRRQLEATPADQRAEVRQQMIDFYNATMATPWIAAERGYIDAVIEPSQTRLEIRKALRLLRDKDPKPKHNPRKHSLFPV